Proteins found in one Abyssibius alkaniclasticus genomic segment:
- a CDS encoding division/cell wall cluster transcriptional repressor MraZ: MELRFRGESVHRVDAKGRVSVPASFRRVLELGDPDWVEGGNPSFVLIYGLDGTTCLNGYTKREADRLGEKIANMPYGTMRKRMERRLMTQSAYLTLDDNGRFVLSQALRDQFGITDEAKFAGMNEKFEIWTPAAFEADQALLDAEDDAQGINLLEALNAPRQGV, encoded by the coding sequence GTGGAGCTACGTTTCAGAGGCGAGTCAGTCCACCGGGTGGACGCCAAGGGCCGTGTTTCGGTTCCGGCGTCCTTTCGGCGTGTGCTTGAGCTTGGCGATCCTGACTGGGTTGAGGGCGGCAACCCCAGCTTTGTGTTGATCTACGGGCTTGATGGCACCACTTGCCTGAATGGTTATACCAAGCGCGAGGCCGACAGGCTTGGCGAGAAAATCGCCAATATGCCCTATGGCACCATGCGCAAGCGGATGGAGCGGCGGTTGATGACGCAATCGGCCTATCTTACGCTGGATGACAATGGCCGCTTTGTGCTGTCGCAGGCCTTGCGCGACCAGTTCGGCATTACCGACGAGGCGAAATTCGCCGGGATGAACGAGAAATTCGAAATCTGGACGCCAGCAGCCTTCGAGGCTGATCAGGCGCTGCTCGATGCCGAGGATGATGCCCAAGGCATTAACCTGCTCGAGGCGTTGAACGCGCCGCGGCAGGGGGTTTAG
- the rsmH gene encoding 16S rRNA (cytosine(1402)-N(4))-methyltransferase RsmH, with amino-acid sequence MSAPAHVPVLLAPLLAQVAPVGGVWLDGTFGAGGYSAGLIAAGAEHVIGVDRDPDAQAAGDALAAARPGKFTFVAGEFGELADIAAAQGHSALAGIVLDIGVSSMQIDQAARGFSFAKPGPLDMRMAQSGPSAADVVNTAPEAALADILFQFGEERASRRIARAIVEARALAPITTTEALAEIVSKCLPRPKKGQIHPATRSFQALRIAVNDELGQLAKGLEAAESILAPGGLLAVVTFHSLEDRMVKRFMAGGADDGTRVNRYAPAGQHTALRWDRVTRKAITADEDECAANPRARSARLRVARRLEGDARPVDARVLGAPRFDVGGIWA; translated from the coding sequence ATGTCGGCGCCAGCACATGTGCCGGTGCTGCTGGCCCCGCTTTTGGCGCAGGTTGCACCCGTCGGCGGTGTCTGGCTTGACGGCACCTTCGGTGCGGGCGGCTACAGTGCCGGGCTGATCGCGGCGGGCGCTGAGCATGTGATCGGCGTTGACCGTGACCCCGATGCGCAAGCGGCAGGCGATGCGCTGGCCGCCGCAAGGCCCGGTAAATTCACATTCGTGGCCGGCGAATTTGGCGAGCTTGCCGATATCGCAGCCGCACAGGGCCACAGCGCGCTGGCGGGCATTGTGCTGGATATCGGCGTCTCCTCCATGCAGATCGACCAGGCTGCGCGCGGCTTTTCCTTTGCCAAGCCCGGCCCCCTGGATATGCGCATGGCGCAATCGGGGCCGAGTGCTGCCGATGTGGTGAATACCGCACCCGAAGCCGCATTGGCCGATATTCTGTTCCAGTTTGGTGAAGAACGCGCCAGCCGCCGCATTGCGCGTGCCATTGTCGAGGCGCGCGCGCTTGCGCCGATCACCACGACCGAGGCTTTGGCCGAGATCGTCTCCAAATGCCTGCCGCGCCCCAAAAAGGGCCAGATCCACCCCGCTACCCGCAGCTTTCAGGCCTTGCGGATTGCCGTGAATGACGAGCTTGGGCAATTGGCCAAGGGGCTTGAAGCTGCTGAATCCATCCTCGCCCCCGGTGGCTTGCTGGCGGTTGTGACCTTTCATTCGCTGGAGGATCGCATGGTGAAACGCTTCATGGCGGGCGGTGCCGATGATGGCACCAGGGTCAATCGTTACGCGCCCGCCGGCCAACACACAGCACTGCGCTGGGACAGGGTGACGCGCAAGGCGATTACGGCCGATGAGGATGAATGCGCCGCCAACCCGCGCGCGCGCTCGGCCCGGCTGCGCGTGGCCCGGCGGCTGGAAGGCGATGCAAGGCCGGTCGATGCCCGCGTGCTTGGCGCACCACGTTTTGATGTTGGGGGGATTTGGGCGTGA
- the ftsL gene encoding cell division protein FtsL, with translation MKNLLYLCALALVLIFATWAYQVNYRTKSEMDYVSTLQREIAQERQTLAVLRAEWAYLNRPERLRVLVEMNFADLRLMPLHSDHFAAIGDVAMPRPPIPDDIDGMISDMVDTAAHEADMNGDEP, from the coding sequence GTGAAGAACCTGCTTTACCTTTGCGCGCTGGCGCTTGTGCTGATCTTCGCCACATGGGCCTATCAGGTGAATTACCGCACGAAATCGGAAATGGATTATGTCAGCACGTTGCAGCGCGAAATCGCGCAGGAACGCCAGACATTGGCCGTTTTGCGCGCCGAATGGGCCTATCTGAACCGCCCCGAGCGTTTGCGCGTGCTGGTGGAGATGAACTTTGCCGATCTGCGCCTGATGCCGCTGCATTCCGACCATTTCGCCGCGATTGGCGATGTGGCCATGCCGCGCCCGCCCATCCCCGATGACATTGACGGGATGATCAGCGATATGGTCGATACCGCCGCGCACGAGGCTGACATGAATGGAGACGAGCCATGA
- a CDS encoding peptidoglycan D,D-transpeptidase FtsI family protein, translated as MIRRPLRPLARILRARIRGEDPDKIEAEARAARMRSLRAAEKRRAELRLWFLAAVFLAAFFTVGGKMFVLATTEAVEPVASVNTSPIVNQRADIVDRNGAILATNLATASLYANPQEMIDRVAAAEGLAQIFPDLDAADLLRQFSGTRKFIWVRRKMSPEQQQAVYDLGEPGLQFGPRELRLYPNGAFAAHILGGTSFGREGVYAAEVIGTAGVELAFDSYLRDPANQGAPLRLSLDMPVQAAMEQVLAGGMALMNARAATSVLMEVDTGRIVAMASLPDFDPNHRPLPPTSGDPADSPLFSRAVQGRYELGSTFKIFVAAQALESGYATPDTMIDTSGPLVWGRFRIRDFHDYGPSLSLRDVIVQSSNIGAARLAAAMGAEAQQAFLAKLGLLDPLELNLPESTHSRPLTPPNWSELSTMTVSYGHGIAVTPLHLAAAYSSLVNGGLRVRPSLLMDSPLPTEADRVISPQTSASIREMLRAVVSRGTASLGDVEGYEVGGKTGTADKPDPQGGYYDSRVIATFAAAFPMSNPRYVLIVTLDEPEDTTGTEPRRTAGWTSVPVGAEIIRRIAPLMGMRPNYSELAPVVLASQ; from the coding sequence ATGATCCGCCGGCCGCTGCGCCCGCTGGCCCGCATTTTGCGCGCCCGCATCAGGGGCGAAGACCCCGACAAGATTGAAGCCGAAGCCCGCGCCGCGCGGATGCGCAGCTTGCGGGCCGCTGAAAAGCGCCGTGCGGAATTGCGGCTTTGGTTTCTGGCGGCAGTGTTTCTGGCGGCGTTCTTTACGGTCGGCGGCAAAATGTTCGTGCTGGCCACAACCGAGGCGGTCGAGCCGGTGGCCAGCGTCAACACCTCGCCCATTGTGAACCAGCGCGCCGATATTGTAGACCGCAACGGCGCAATTCTGGCAACCAACCTTGCCACCGCCTCGCTTTATGCCAATCCGCAAGAGATGATCGACCGGGTGGCCGCCGCCGAGGGGCTGGCGCAGATTTTCCCCGATCTCGATGCGGCCGATCTGCTGCGGCAGTTCTCCGGCACGCGCAAGTTCATCTGGGTCCGGCGCAAAATGTCGCCAGAGCAGCAGCAGGCAGTGTATGATCTGGGCGAGCCGGGATTGCAATTTGGCCCGCGCGAGCTGCGCCTGTATCCCAATGGCGCCTTTGCCGCACATATTCTGGGCGGCACGAGCTTTGGGCGCGAAGGTGTCTATGCCGCCGAGGTGATCGGCACGGCAGGTGTGGAACTGGCCTTTGATTCCTATTTGCGCGACCCGGCCAACCAGGGCGCGCCATTGCGCCTTTCGCTGGACATGCCGGTGCAGGCCGCGATGGAGCAGGTGCTTGCCGGCGGCATGGCGCTGATGAATGCACGCGCTGCAACCTCGGTGCTGATGGAGGTGGATACCGGCCGGATCGTCGCAATGGCCAGCCTGCCGGATTTTGACCCCAACCACCGCCCATTGCCGCCCACATCGGGGGACCCGGCCGACAGCCCGCTTTTCAGCCGTGCCGTGCAGGGCCGCTACGAGCTAGGCTCGACCTTCAAGATATTTGTCGCGGCGCAGGCGTTGGAAAGCGGGTATGCCACGCCCGATACCATGATTGATACTTCGGGCCCGCTGGTCTGGGGCCGGTTTCGTATCCGCGATTTTCACGATTACGGCCCAAGCCTGAGCCTTCGGGATGTGATCGTGCAATCGTCCAATATCGGCGCTGCGCGCTTGGCCGCAGCAATGGGGGCCGAAGCGCAGCAGGCATTTCTGGCGAAGCTGGGTCTGCTCGATCCACTTGAGCTGAATTTGCCGGAATCCACTCATTCGCGCCCGCTTACCCCGCCGAACTGGTCCGAGCTTTCAACCATGACCGTCTCTTACGGCCACGGTATTGCGGTTACACCGCTGCACCTTGCCGCCGCCTATTCCAGCCTGGTGAATGGCGGGCTGCGTGTGCGCCCCAGCCTGCTGATGGACAGCCCCCTGCCCACCGAGGCCGATCGTGTCATCTCGCCCCAGACATCGGCCAGCATTCGTGAAATGCTGCGCGCGGTCGTCTCGCGCGGCACCGCATCGCTGGGCGATGTCGAGGGCTATGAGGTGGGTGGCAAGACCGGCACCGCCGATAAGCCCGATCCGCAGGGCGGCTATTATGATTCCCGCGTAATCGCCACTTTCGCGGCGGCCTTTCCTATGTCAAACCCGCGCTATGTGCTGATCGTCACGCTTGACGAGCCCGAGGACACGACAGGAACCGAGCCGCGCCGCACCGCGGGTTGGACATCTGTGCCGGTTGGCGCAGAGATTATTCGCCGGATTGCACCGCTTATGGGGATGCGTCCAAACTATTCAGAACTGGCGCCGGTTGTGTTGGCGTCGCAATAG
- a CDS encoding UDP-N-acetylmuramoyl-L-alanyl-D-glutamate--2,6-diaminopimelate ligase has protein sequence MVRPLGAVESLALSGISVDSRTTKPGHLFAAMPGTNAHGATFASFALRMGAVAVLTDAEGVALLEQEFGSLPAPVLLAENPRRALAVAAANWFGAQPETIVAVTGTNGKTSVSTFARQIFEALGEAAVNFGTTGVEGAVVAALSHTTPEPLTLHKLLADLAAQQVSHAAMEASSHGLAQERLSAVRLRAAAFSNLTRDHLDYHPDVESYFAAKALLFSQVLPQDGTAVINMDDPFGARMAEVASARGQRIIRVGRDPAADLRIRATRFDADGQDLRFDWRGESQVVRLALIGGFQAGNALLAAGLAIGCGAAPEAVFAALPKLATVRGRMQLAATRGNGAKVFVDYAHTPDALQTALTALRPHVLGRLIAVFGAGGDRDRGKRPLMGAAAANYADLVFVTDDNPRTENAASIRAAVLAGCPEGIEVGDRAEAILRAIDAAQPGDAVLIAGKGHESGQIVGRDILPFDDVEQASMATKALDGLGL, from the coding sequence ATGGTCCGCCCTCTGGGTGCGGTGGAAAGCCTTGCGCTAAGCGGCATTTCGGTTGACAGCCGCACAACAAAACCCGGCCATCTTTTTGCCGCGATGCCCGGCACCAACGCGCATGGCGCGACATTTGCAAGTTTCGCGCTGCGCATGGGCGCGGTTGCGGTGCTGACCGATGCCGAGGGCGTGGCACTGCTGGAACAGGAGTTTGGCAGCCTGCCCGCGCCGGTTCTGCTGGCCGAAAACCCCCGCCGGGCACTGGCGGTTGCGGCGGCCAACTGGTTTGGCGCCCAGCCTGAAACGATTGTCGCGGTGACCGGCACAAATGGCAAAACCTCGGTTTCGACCTTTGCGCGGCAAATATTCGAGGCTTTGGGCGAGGCGGCGGTCAATTTCGGCACGACCGGGGTTGAGGGCGCCGTGGTGGCGGCGCTGTCGCATACCACGCCCGAACCGCTGACCCTGCATAAACTGCTGGCCGATCTGGCCGCACAGCAGGTTAGCCACGCGGCGATGGAAGCGTCGAGCCACGGGCTGGCGCAAGAACGCCTTTCCGCCGTGCGGCTGCGCGCGGCCGCCTTCAGCAACCTTACCCGCGACCATCTGGATTATCATCCCGATGTTGAAAGCTATTTCGCCGCCAAGGCCCTGCTGTTCAGCCAGGTCTTGCCGCAAGACGGCACTGCCGTGATCAATATGGACGATCCGTTCGGCGCGCGCATGGCCGAAGTTGCAAGCGCGCGTGGGCAGAGGATTATCCGCGTCGGGCGCGACCCTGCCGCCGATCTGCGCATTCGCGCCACACGGTTTGACGCCGACGGGCAGGATTTGCGCTTTGACTGGCGGGGTGAAAGCCAGGTTGTGCGGCTGGCGCTGATCGGCGGTTTTCAGGCGGGCAATGCGCTGCTGGCCGCGGGCCTGGCCATAGGCTGCGGGGCGGCGCCCGAAGCTGTCTTTGCCGCCCTGCCCAAACTCGCCACCGTGCGCGGGCGTATGCAGCTTGCCGCAACGCGCGGCAATGGCGCGAAGGTGTTCGTCGACTATGCCCACACGCCCGACGCGCTGCAAACCGCGCTGACCGCGCTGCGCCCGCATGTATTGGGGCGGCTCATTGCGGTGTTTGGCGCGGGCGGTGACCGCGACCGTGGCAAGCGCCCGCTGATGGGTGCGGCCGCGGCCAATTATGCCGATCTTGTTTTTGTGACCGACGATAACCCCCGCACCGAAAATGCGGCCAGCATTCGCGCCGCCGTTCTGGCCGGTTGCCCCGAAGGTATCGAGGTTGGCGACCGGGCCGAGGCGATCTTGCGCGCCATTGATGCAGCCCAACCCGGTGATGCCGTGCTGATTGCCGGTAAAGGCCATGAAAGCGGGCAGATCGTCGGGCGCGATATTTTACCCTTTGATGATGTCGAGCAGGCGAGCATGGCCACCAAGGCGCTCGACGGGCTGGGCCTGTGA
- a CDS encoding UDP-N-acetylmuramoyl-tripeptide--D-alanyl-D-alanine ligase, translated as MNWLWTGAELAAATGAPVAVAGVAGVSIDTRSLKPGDLFVALLDQRDGHDFVADALDKGAAAALVARALPGVAPERLIIVPDPLAALGQMAKAARARSAARVVAVTGSVGKTGTKDMLRMIFADQGQVHAAEKSYNNHWGVPLTLARLPREAAFAVIELGMNHPGEIAPLARLARPHVALITTVAAVHAGAFASVAEIADEKAAIFEGLVPGGIAVLPADNAHFERLFAVAQRHAGNIVTFGRADAATFQQIEARPGPTATVINARGPEGPFLFKLGAPGLHLAMNALGALTAAQAAGADLARAALSLAAWRAPAGRGARLGIALGPSGMDGRITLIDESYNANPASMGAALDLLTLCPVEDGIGRVAAGRRIAILGDMLELGDAELALHAALASHAALDRISIIHCVGSRMKALHEALPGNKRGQWFETSQACAAMAAKLLDAGDVVMVKGSLGAAMRHVVDAIKNLGESSPLEQSEGA; from the coding sequence GTGAACTGGCTTTGGACAGGGGCCGAGCTTGCCGCCGCCACAGGCGCGCCCGTGGCGGTTGCCGGCGTTGCCGGTGTTTCGATTGACACGCGCAGCCTGAAGCCGGGCGACCTGTTTGTGGCCCTGCTCGACCAGCGCGACGGGCATGACTTTGTGGCCGATGCGCTCGACAAGGGGGCCGCCGCAGCACTTGTGGCGCGCGCGCTTCCCGGTGTCGCGCCCGAAAGGCTGATCATCGTGCCCGACCCGCTGGCCGCGCTGGGCCAGATGGCGAAAGCCGCGCGCGCGCGGTCTGCGGCAAGGGTGGTTGCAGTCACCGGCTCGGTTGGCAAAACCGGCACAAAAGACATGCTGCGCATGATCTTTGCCGATCAGGGCCAGGTTCATGCCGCCGAAAAGAGCTATAACAACCATTGGGGTGTGCCGCTGACCCTTGCGCGATTGCCGCGCGAGGCCGCTTTTGCCGTGATCGAGCTTGGCATGAACCACCCCGGAGAGATTGCCCCGCTCGCCCGGCTTGCCCGCCCGCATGTGGCGCTGATCACCACGGTTGCCGCCGTCCATGCTGGCGCATTTGCATCCGTCGCGGAGATTGCCGATGAGAAGGCCGCAATTTTCGAGGGGCTCGTGCCCGGCGGCATTGCCGTTCTGCCCGCCGATAACGCGCATTTCGAGCGGCTTTTTGCGGTTGCGCAGCGCCATGCGGGTAACATTGTAACTTTTGGCAGGGCAGATGCAGCAACCTTCCAGCAAATAGAGGCCCGCCCCGGCCCGACGGCGACGGTTATCAATGCGCGCGGGCCCGAGGGGCCGTTTCTGTTCAAACTTGGCGCGCCGGGGCTGCATCTGGCGATGAATGCGCTTGGCGCGCTGACCGCCGCGCAGGCCGCCGGGGCCGATCTTGCGCGCGCCGCCCTCAGCCTTGCCGCCTGGCGCGCCCCCGCGGGGCGCGGCGCGCGGCTTGGCATTGCCCTTGGCCCCAGCGGAATGGACGGGCGGATAACCCTGATTGACGAAAGCTATAATGCCAATCCGGCAAGCATGGGCGCGGCGCTGGATCTGCTGACCCTGTGCCCCGTTGAAGATGGCATCGGCCGTGTCGCCGCCGGGCGGCGCATTGCCATTCTGGGCGATATGCTGGAGCTGGGCGATGCAGAACTGGCGCTTCACGCCGCGCTGGCCAGCCATGCGGCGCTGGACCGTATCAGCATCATCCACTGTGTCGGTTCGCGCATGAAGGCGCTGCACGAGGCACTTCCGGGCAATAAACGCGGCCAATGGTTTGAAACCTCTCAGGCCTGTGCGGCAATGGCTGCAAAGCTTCTGGATGCTGGCGATGTCGTCATGGTCAAAGGCTCGCTTGGCGCGGCCATGCGCCATGTGGTTGACGCGATCAAGAATTTGGGCGAAAGCAGCCCGCTGGAGCAAAGCGAAGGGGCGTAA
- the mraY gene encoding phospho-N-acetylmuramoyl-pentapeptide-transferase — protein MLYWLKDLSNIGDLFNLFTYISFRAGGAFLTALIISFTFGQPMINWLKKKQKTGQPIRDDGPESHILQKAGTPTMGGALILLSLLVSTLLWARPDNGYIWLVLFVTAGFGLIGFADDYAKVTRQNTKGVSGRLRMGIGAIVAIIASIWAMYLQPPELSGYLAFPIFKNALLYLGYFFVPFAMIVILGAANAVNMTDGLDGLAIMPVMIAGGSLGVIAYVVGRTDFTEYLEVHYVSGTSEIAIFAAALIGAGLGFLWYNAPPAAVFMGDTGSLALGGALGAIAVATKHEIVLAVIGGLFVVEAMSVIIQVFYFKRTGKRVFLMAPIHHHFEKKGWGEAQIVIRFWIISVILALIGLATLKLR, from the coding sequence ATGCTGTATTGGCTCAAAGACCTGTCGAATATCGGGGATCTATTCAATCTCTTCACCTATATCTCGTTTCGTGCGGGGGGCGCATTTCTGACCGCGCTGATCATCAGCTTCACCTTTGGTCAGCCAATGATCAACTGGTTGAAAAAGAAGCAGAAAACCGGCCAGCCAATACGCGATGACGGGCCGGAAAGCCATATATTGCAAAAGGCGGGCACACCCACGATGGGGGGCGCGCTGATCCTGCTGTCCTTGCTGGTGTCCACGCTGTTATGGGCGCGGCCCGACAATGGCTATATCTGGCTGGTTCTCTTTGTCACTGCCGGCTTTGGCCTTATCGGCTTTGCCGATGACTATGCCAAGGTGACGCGGCAAAACACAAAAGGTGTGTCTGGCAGGCTGCGCATGGGCATCGGTGCGATTGTGGCGATCATTGCCAGCATCTGGGCCATGTATTTGCAGCCGCCCGAACTGTCGGGCTATCTTGCGTTCCCGATTTTCAAGAACGCATTGTTGTATCTGGGATATTTCTTTGTGCCCTTCGCGATGATCGTGATTTTGGGCGCGGCAAATGCCGTGAACATGACCGACGGGCTGGACGGGCTGGCCATTATGCCGGTGATGATCGCAGGCGGCTCGCTTGGCGTTATCGCCTATGTGGTTGGCCGCACGGATTTTACCGAATATCTGGAGGTGCATTACGTGTCCGGCACCTCGGAGATAGCCATTTTCGCAGCGGCGCTTATCGGCGCGGGGCTTGGCTTTCTGTGGTATAATGCACCGCCCGCGGCCGTGTTCATGGGCGATACCGGCAGCCTTGCCCTTGGCGGCGCGCTCGGCGCGATTGCCGTGGCCACCAAGCACGAAATCGTGCTGGCGGTTATCGGCGGGCTGTTCGTGGTTGAAGCGATGTCGGTGATCATACAGGTGTTCTACTTCAAGCGCACCGGCAAACGCGTGTTCCTGATGGCCCCGATTCACCACCATTTCGAGAAAAAGGGCTGGGGCGAGGCGCAGATCGTCATCCGCTTCTGGATCATCTCTGTTATTCTGGCGCTGATCGGGCTGGCAACGCTGAAGCTGCGTTGA
- the murD gene encoding UDP-N-acetylmuramoyl-L-alanine--D-glutamate ligase, whose amino-acid sequence MIPVVAYANRKVAVLGLARSGLAAARALVAGGAEVLAWDDGEAARGTADAAGIPLADLRRADWSEIAALIVSPGIAHLYPAPHPIIATAMAAGVPVDNDIGLFFASFGGADWAKLESVPRVVAVTGSNGKSTVTALIHHILERNNLPCQMGGNIGRAVFDLEPAHDGEVIVLELSSYQTELARALTPDIAVFTNLTPDHLDRHGGQGGYFAAKRRLFAEGGPDRAIVGVDEAEGRMLANQIALAPEDDRLIRVSSSGKLGGPGWYVLARKGFLAEWRRNKQMASIDLRGFAGLPGAHNHQNAAAAYAACRALGLGPRQIEPALASFAALPHRCQLLGEVEGVRIINDSKATNADSTAYALAAFKNIRWIAGGQAKAGGITSLAPYFGNVTKAYLIGDAQAEFAATLGDHPHECCETLANAVAKALAEAAPGDVLLLSPACASFDQFSSFEDRGAQFAALCGLALTS is encoded by the coding sequence ATGATCCCCGTTGTCGCATATGCCAACCGCAAGGTCGCCGTGCTTGGGCTGGCGCGTTCGGGCCTTGCCGCAGCGCGCGCACTGGTTGCGGGTGGGGCCGAGGTGCTGGCCTGGGATGATGGCGAGGCGGCGCGCGGCACGGCGGATGCGGCTGGCATTCCGCTGGCCGATCTGCGCCGTGCCGACTGGTCCGAGATTGCGGCGCTGATTGTCAGCCCCGGCATTGCGCATCTCTACCCGGCACCGCACCCGATCATTGCCACCGCAATGGCTGCCGGTGTGCCGGTCGACAATGATATCGGCCTGTTTTTCGCCTCGTTCGGGGGGGCGGACTGGGCGAAGCTGGAATCTGTGCCGCGCGTGGTGGCTGTGACCGGCTCCAACGGCAAATCGACCGTGACGGCGCTGATCCACCATATACTGGAGCGCAATAACCTTCCCTGCCAGATGGGTGGCAATATCGGGCGCGCTGTATTCGACCTTGAACCGGCGCATGATGGCGAGGTGATCGTGCTGGAACTTTCGAGCTACCAGACCGAGCTTGCCCGCGCGTTGACACCGGACATTGCCGTGTTCACCAACCTCACCCCCGATCATCTGGACAGGCATGGCGGGCAGGGGGGGTATTTTGCCGCCAAGCGCCGCCTGTTTGCCGAAGGCGGGCCGGACCGTGCCATTGTGGGTGTCGACGAGGCCGAAGGCCGGATGCTTGCCAACCAGATTGCCCTTGCGCCCGAGGATGACCGGCTGATCCGCGTATCATCGAGCGGCAAGCTTGGCGGGCCGGGCTGGTATGTGCTGGCCCGCAAGGGGTTCTTGGCCGAATGGCGCAGAAACAAACAGATGGCCAGCATTGATTTGCGCGGCTTTGCAGGGCTGCCCGGCGCGCATAACCACCAGAACGCCGCCGCCGCCTATGCCGCCTGCCGCGCGCTTGGCCTTGGCCCGCGCCAGATAGAGCCGGCCTTGGCAAGCTTTGCCGCATTGCCGCATCGTTGCCAGTTGCTGGGCGAAGTGGAGGGCGTGCGCATCATCAATGATTCAAAGGCCACCAACGCCGACAGCACCGCCTATGCGCTGGCCGCGTTCAAGAATATCCGCTGGATTGCGGGCGGGCAGGCGAAAGCGGGGGGGATAACATCGCTTGCGCCGTATTTTGGCAATGTCACCAAGGCTTACCTGATCGGCGATGCGCAGGCCGAATTTGCCGCAACGCTTGGCGATCATCCGCATGAGTGTTGCGAAACGCTGGCCAATGCCGTGGCCAAAGCCCTGGCCGAGGCGGCACCGGGCGATGTGCTTTTGCTTTCACCCGCATGTGCCAGTTTCGACCAGTTTTCCAGCTTTGAAGACCGCGGTGCGCAGTTTGCCGCACTTTGTGGGCTTGCGCTGACATCGTAA
- a CDS encoding peptidoglycan glycosyltransferase FtsW, whose product MTEMVFNTVATRHDEAILSRWWRTMDRWTLGFVLVLFVIGVLLGLAASPPLAERNGLEAFYYVKRQVAFGLLGLGAMVVISTFSPQRLRRLMVLGFVAVFLSLLILPFAGTDYGKGATRWFSLGIVSLQPSEFVKPAFIVLSAWLMAGSSDLNGPPGRMLSFFVAITLALLLALQPDFGQAGLIMAAWGMMYFVSGAPVRLLIVLGGMAGGAGWTAYTFSEHFARRIDGFLASELDPTTQLGFATNAIQEGGLLGVGAGAGSVKWSLPDAHTDFIIAVAAEEYGVLVCLLIVGLFAAIVVRSILRLLRERDAFVRLAGVGLAALLAFQALINLGVAVRLLPAKGMTLPFISYGGSSALATGIMMGCLLALTRRRPQDDLADVLGRGR is encoded by the coding sequence ATGACCGAAATGGTTTTCAATACCGTGGCAACACGGCATGACGAAGCGATTCTATCGCGCTGGTGGCGCACGATGGACCGTTGGACCCTGGGCTTTGTGCTGGTGCTTTTTGTGATCGGCGTGTTGCTGGGGCTTGCGGCATCGCCCCCCCTGGCCGAACGCAACGGGCTTGAAGCGTTTTACTACGTGAAGCGGCAGGTTGCCTTTGGCCTGCTCGGGCTGGGCGCGATGGTGGTGATTTCGACATTTTCACCGCAACGGCTGCGCCGCCTTATGGTGCTGGGGTTTGTCGCGGTCTTTCTGTCGCTCCTGATCCTGCCGTTTGCCGGCACCGATTATGGCAAGGGCGCAACGCGCTGGTTCTCGCTGGGTATCGTTTCCTTGCAGCCCTCCGAATTTGTGAAGCCCGCCTTCATCGTGCTTTCGGCCTGGCTGATGGCCGGGTCGAGCGATCTGAACGGCCCGCCGGGGCGGATGCTGTCGTTTTTCGTGGCGATCACTCTGGCGCTGCTGCTGGCCTTGCAGCCCGATTTCGGGCAGGCGGGGCTGATCATGGCCGCCTGGGGGATGATGTATTTCGTCTCTGGTGCGCCGGTGCGCCTGCTGATCGTGCTTGGTGGCATGGCCGGGGGCGCGGGCTGGACAGCCTATACGTTTTCCGAACATTTCGCCCGCCGCATAGATGGTTTCCTTGCCTCGGAGCTTGACCCGACCACGCAGCTTGGCTTTGCGACCAACGCCATTCAGGAAGGCGGCCTGCTTGGCGTGGGCGCTGGCGCGGGCAGCGTGAAATGGTCACTTCCCGACGCGCATACCGATTTCATCATTGCCGTGGCCGCCGAGGAATATGGCGTGCTGGTCTGCCTGCTGATTGTCGGCCTGTTTGCGGCGATCGTCGTGCGCTCTATCCTGCGCCTGCTGCGCGAGCGCGACGCCTTCGTGCGCCTTGCCGGGGTGGGGCTGGCGGCGCTTCTGGCATTTCAGGCGCTGATCAATCTTGGCGTTGCCGTGCGGCTTTTGCCGGCAAAGGGCATGACATTGCCGTTCATCTCCTATGGCGGTTCATCCGCGCTGGCCACGGGCATCATGATGGGGTGCCTGCTGGCGCTGACCCGCCGCCGCCCGCAAGATGACCTGGCCGATGTTCTGGGCCGGGGCCGGTAA